A genome region from Thermococcus onnurineus NA1 includes the following:
- a CDS encoding endonuclease/exonuclease/phosphatase family protein, with product MRRGCHTLSNWGNIDIENIDHILLKKDWPAKVKDYGCLCDVEVSDHRPIWAVIELP from the coding sequence TTGAGAAGAGGCTGCCATACACTTTCAAACTGGGGCAACATCGACATCGAAAACATCGACCACATCCTGCTCAAGAAGGACTGGCCGGCAAAGGTCAAAGACTACGGATGCCTCTGCGATGTGGAAGTTTCCGACCACAGGCCGATATGGGCCGTCATCGAGCTACCGTGA